From the Marispirochaeta aestuarii genome, the window TTCTCCAGCGAGGCGGTCCTGCCGGTGCAGCTCCGGGCGGAAACAGACGCCGAGGTCGTAACAGTCTCCCGCCAGGGGGTGCTGGATATCTGCCGTCGGGATGAGCGCTTTCTGCGTAACTACCTGAAGGATGCGGGGGACAAGATCAGTTTTCTCGCGGAAAAGATACGGCTGCTGCGTTTTACGACCATACGGCAGAAGATAGCAGGTTACTTCCTCGACCTCTCCAACCGGCAGGGATCGGACCATCTGCAGCTGCCCTACAGCCTGGAGAGCCTGGCGGACGTATTCGGAGTCACAAGGCCGGCCCTTTCACGCTGTCTGTCACAGATGGTGGACCAGAACATCCTTAGCCGGGACGGACGGGATTACAGTATCGTCTCCCCTAGAGACCTGAAGGAGCTGCTGGAGGAGTGATCAGTCGGATTTCTCTTCCCTCATACGGTATCCGATCCCCCTGACGGTCTCGATAAAGGCCCCGGACTCCTTCAGCTTTTTCCGGATATTCAGGATCTGAACATCCACGGAACGCTCGGTCACCGGATAATCATCACCCTTTATATTCGATATTATCTGGTTCCGGGAGTATACCCAGCCGGGATTTCCCGCCAGAAAGAGCAGAATCTGGTATTCCGTCAGGCTCAGGTCAACAACTTCTCCGCCCCGTTCCACAAGATGGCGCCGGGGATCGATGCTTATATCATGGATTGTAACTTTCCCGCCTGCTGCAGTCCCGGTATCACTGCCTGTGCGCCTGCGCAGGAGGGTCCGCACCCGGGCCACCAGCACCCTGGGACTGAAGGGTTTTGTCAGGTAGTCGTCGGCGCCGATTTCCAGGCCCAGAACGACATCGGAATCCTCATTCCTGGCCGTGACCATCAGAACAGGCAGGTCCCGTGTGGCCTCCTGCATACGCAGGTGCCTGCAAATATCGATACCGTTGGCTCCGGGAAGCATAAGATCCAGGATCAGCAGGTCGGGTATCCATCGTGCGACCTCTTTGATTACCTCGTTTCCCCGAAAAACACCATGAACCTGGAATCCTTCCTTTTCCAGATTAAACCGGATAAGTTCGAAAATCGGCTGTTCATCCTCGACAACAAGGATTTTAGCTTTTTCCATCCATTCCCCCCTGGCCCTTCAGGGATGGTACCACAGTTCCGGGGCCGGGAAAAGCTGCCAAAAACCCTGCCGGGGATTGATTTCTGCCTCAACGGGGCGTACACTGAAGATAGTAAAGACTATTGTTAAGAGAGGACTCCATGACAGAAACCGCTCAGAATTACAGAAAACGTATAGAGGCGCTCCCCGCTCATGACCGGAATGCCATAGATATAGCCGCAAAGCAGCTGGAAATGCTGCATGCCTCATTTTATACCGGAACAATGGACCTCGACCTGAAACGAATGACAAAGGATGATGTGCTGAAAACCATAGACAGCCTGGAATCCATGGATGTGGATGCGATGCGTTCTTCCTGGATGTTCGAGCCTCCCTTTGACAGCCAGGACCCCGAAGGATGGCTCAAGCAGGCTAAACTGATCAGGATTACCTACCTCGTTGAGCAGTTCGAGCTGGTCTCCCGTCTCAGGGACGACGATCCCGAAGCCTGGGACGAGATCAATGAACTCTACTTTGACGATTGACAGGGTATATCCCGGAAAAGCCTCTTTTTAAAAACCCATGAATGGCTCATACTGCCCTTGAGAATGAAAAACCCGATCATTCTGCTTTTCCCGCTTTTTCTACCGCTGTTTCTTCTGCCCTTGAAACTCCGGGCTGATGAACCGTCGTGGAAAGTCGGGCTGATCGGAGAATACGGTTTCGGCGAAAGCTCCTATGAGCTCCGGGTGGACGACGGGACCGAGTCGGTGCGGAGCCTCCTGGTTTTTCCCCTGGATACCCTCTACCTTGGACTGGAGGCGGAGCATGAGAATACATCCGGATCACGGCGGTATGCAGTAAAACTCCTTACCAACGTCGCAGCTCCGGGAGACAGAATGACCGATGAGGACTGGCTTGATTTACTCGATCCTGCTGAACCTGAATTCATCTTCACCGAGTCCAATCTGGATTACCGCTCCCTGGACCTGGCTCTTGAGGGGATCTGGGAAATCGGGGATTACCGGTTTTTCCGGCTCTTTTTCGGGGCCGGCTACCGTTTTCTGTGGATACATCAGCTGATTACCGATTATCAGGGATTTCGTCTGCATGATGACGATGAAAACGGCAGCATAGACAGGAAAGAGATAATCCCCTACACCG encodes:
- a CDS encoding Crp/Fnr family transcriptional regulator, producing MAEIPERAYQDLAASSLFTGFSVKEIRSLCLDARCIFTAYHKDALVAFRGDSYERLLLLTRGTLIAEIIDEKGTSLKMENLVGPTPVATAVLFSSEAVLPVQLRAETDAEVVTVSRQGVLDICRRDERFLRNYLKDAGDKISFLAEKIRLLRFTTIRQKIAGYFLDLSNRQGSDHLQLPYSLESLADVFGVTRPALSRCLSQMVDQNILSRDGRDYSIVSPRDLKELLEE
- a CDS encoding response regulator, giving the protein MEKAKILVVEDEQPIFELIRFNLEKEGFQVHGVFRGNEVIKEVARWIPDLLILDLMLPGANGIDICRHLRMQEATRDLPVLMVTARNEDSDVVLGLEIGADDYLTKPFSPRVLVARVRTLLRRRTGSDTGTAAGGKVTIHDISIDPRRHLVERGGEVVDLSLTEYQILLFLAGNPGWVYSRNQIISNIKGDDYPVTERSVDVQILNIRKKLKESGAFIETVRGIGYRMREEKSD